In Kwoniella newhampshirensis strain CBS 13917 chromosome 2, whole genome shotgun sequence, one DNA window encodes the following:
- a CDS encoding mitochondrial 54S ribosomal uL14m domain-containing protein, whose product MIGLKGVLNVIDNTGALRVECINVLKVKSRLKSPGTATVGDEIVCVVNKARPIPAHEVIKNPSSSSNIQKIRKGDVRRAVVVRVKKTVQRPDGSVVRFDDNAAVLLNNKGEMLGTRIVGPVANELRKAKGGAAGQGGRWGKILMLAPKVV is encoded by the exons ATGATCGGCTTGAAAGGTGTTCTTAAC GTCATCGACAACACCGGTGCTCTCAGAGTAGAATGTATCAACGTCTTGAAAGTAAAAAGTAGACTCAAGTCTCCAGGTACTGCGACTGTCG GCGACGAAATCGTCTGTGTAGTCAACAAAGCTAGGCCGATCCCCGCGCACGAGGTGATCAAGAACCCcagctcatcttccaatATCCAAAAAATCCGAAAAGGGGACGTGAGAAGAGCCGTAGTTGTcagagtgaagaagaccgtTCAAAGACCAGATGGGAGTGTTGTCAG GTTCGATGACAATGCTGCCGTTCTGCTGAATAACAAGGGAGAGATGTTAGGGACAAGGATTGTGGGACCAGTTGCGAAtgagttgaggaaggcaAAGGGGGGGGCAGCcggtcaaggaggaagatggggcAAGATACTGATGTTGGCtccgaag GTTGTTTAG